The genomic interval ATGACTTTTAACTTGCTGATCAAGCCCTTTGCCCAAGGCCCAGGGATGGTCAGGGTCCGGGGACTCTGGTCACTGCCTGCCTTCCTCACCATCATCCCCACTGGACACAGAGGTAGCTGTGGAGAGGAAGGAGTACTGGATTTGGAGCCAGAACACCTGGGCTCTAGACCCAGCCCTGGAACCAACCAATTGTGCTATCTTACGCAAGGCACCTCACCTCTCTTCatcctgttttcttccaaaaatgTTAGGGTTCATTTATTCAAACCGTCCAGATacggaaagaaaaaaagaacttgtcAAGTATCTGAGGGAGCTCATGGGAAGCCACAGAGACGTGAGGAGGGAACTATTGCTCAGTGGGCTGGGAGAGGGCTGACCCGGGTCAGCTAGGGGAGCTCAGAGGAGGGGCATAGCCTAGTCTGGCAAGTGGTGAGTCAGGGGCAGCTTTCTGGAAAGGGCCAGTCTAGGAGACGAGTATAGGatgagagaaggaagggaagaagcatCTTCAGAAGAAGGGCTGGCAGAGAACTGGCGGGACGATCTGTGACCATGGACACTGAGTCACCTCCATTGTCCTCGTGAGCAGATGAGCTGCCTCCTCACCCAGCACCGCTCAGGGGCCCCCTCCTCCTGGTGGTTCCACTTCTAGCTGAGATGAAAATGCAGGGGTTGGTGGGAAGCATGGCCACAAATCGTAACTCAAGGACCTCATTCAACCCTGGGAAAAATCTCCTTCCTGATCTATTGAGCACCATCTGAGGTTGAGAAAGGAGGTGGTAGGTAGGAATGAGTCTTAAAGAGCTCAGCGGTGGGAACAGAAATAGCACCATCCGTACCCTTGTGCTGGGTAAAAGGATACCAGGTGTAGGCAGGGTGAATTGGATCAACTATGACCTTTAGCCCAAAGAGTTGACACTGCTCCAAGGCTGGACAAGAAGTGACATCTGAGGGACAAGGTGGAAGAAGGGTGAGAATTCGGGAAATGGAGAAGATATTTGGATTTGGGATGGAGAGCTCTGGAGGCAGGAAGCCAGGTGGCACTGGGGAAGCTCTGGCCTCATGTTGGTGTGAAGCAGAGCACTGGTGACTCCAGAAACCCCAGCCTGGTGAAGATTCTGGGACAGGGATGagcactcacagacacatggcTGCCTAGAAGTTGGAAAATGATTTCAGTTATTCCAAAGTGGAATTTTAAATCCTATGCACAATAAAAGGATTGTCTTAACATATTTCATTTTCTAGTTCttattgatgttgtcttttatCCTGTTTAAAACATACCCTTCACTGAAAATCTCTTTAATGTTATCTCTGCTCAGAcctaaatgaaaatgtttgatcATCTCCCCACAGGGCCCCTGGGAGGAGTGAAGCATCCAGGGTGTGACCTCAATGGGAAAGGGCACAGCATGTGAGCCCAAGGCTTAGACATCACCTGAGAAGTTATATTGTTCATCCTCAGTTGGGTAGGTACAAAGGACATGGAGATCAGGAACCAGGGATTGGAGGGGGACTGAACTGCTTTCTCTGGGAGTGTTCAGTATTTTCTATGAAATGTTGCATATTCAAAAAAAGGTAGACACAAACAAGTCTCTgtataatgataaaacatatccAAAGCCCCCAAACCTGGGACTCCACCAAAAAGTggattgtatttttctgtttacttTGATTGGTTTTAGTTGAGTCTTTTAACATGTGTGTTAGCCTCTGGAGTAAACATATGAGGAGCCTTGCCTGCTGGAGGACTTTACATGCATTTTGTCACTTAGTCTCAGTAACTCTGTGAGGTAGTTCCTATTATAATCCCATTTTAAAGTTAATAAATCTGAGGCCTAGTGAGTTATTTGCCCAGCCAAGACCATGCAACTAGGATTTTAACCCATGTATGACTCACGAGCTGTTAATCACTATGCTATATTGCCTTGTTCAGAAATAGGTTCCTGGGTGGGTCCTGGTGAACATTTTAATGCTGGTAACACTCCCCACAAGTGACTTGGATTCAGAAAGACAATTTATACTTTCcacattgaaaaataaaactgccaGTGGGTGAAAATACTCAGGTTGGCCCATCAGCACCTGCACCTCTCCCAGCACAATTTTACTTGAACTTGGCCTGTTTGGGAGTATGGAGTCAGTACAGGGCAAGTGGGTAGATCCTAACAGGACAGCTGCAAGGTAAGGCAGCTCGATGAACCTCCATGATCTGCATGTCACTGAGTCTGGACTTGGGCTTCCCTCCCCTGGGAAGTGCTAAAGCTTATGGCAGCCCCAGGCTCCCAGTTGCCCTCTCCAAGACTCCAAGAGTGGTGCACTCTGGTGACATCCACAAGTTTACACCTGGTTTTTCATGGCTTACACTGTAGCAGCTCTTTCTATTACAAAGTACAGAGACTCGCTCAAATTAGTCCAAATAATAGGAAAATGTATTGTAAGAACAGACATGTAAATAAGGAAAATGGGATTTTAGCCAGGCCTTGTGGGAAGCTTTGGCTGGTGTGGTGGGAACGGTGGCAGGACACAACCAGgtcccaaaggaagaaatggaggtTGTTTTAAAtcctaataataataacaaatacaTGTAGAGCTCATTTTGGCCATTCTCTGTATTAAGtattttatatgtgaatcccacaacACCCTATAAGGTAGGTACTATCATTAGTAGccccattttatacatgagaaatCCGAGACATGTGGAGGTTGAGTAACTGATCCCATACACAGATAGCAAAGGGCACAGCAGTAACACCCATCACACACTAGAGAGTAATGGCACATCTGAGTTCACCTACTTTGCTCCTGAGTCTGTGCCCATGACCATTATGTAATGCTGCCTCTGTGTGACCAAGGACTGGTAGGAAGGGGAATTGAGATCCATGGAAGTTTAGAGACTGGATTATCCTGTGGCCATGCAGCAACACAGGTCATGGACACCTGCCCTGGTAAGCGGCCACATGCCAGCTCTGTTTCCCTCTGCTGCTGCTCTTCCCACCAACTAATGATGCAATCATCATAGATCCAGTTTGGATTTACAAAATGTTCATTTCATTATCATTGCCCTTTTTTGACAAGGTCTTTCTTGGCAGGCCACCTTATAGTCTTGACTGGCCAGCCATCTGCTGGTCTGATGCCCACCCCAGCCCAGTCATCTGTAGTCATGTCAGAAGAGAACACAGGGCCTGGCAGCGCCTGCAGGATAACTGACTCTCCAATGGAGAGAAACCCTTGGGGCTCTTCAGTTTCCTCCGACTCCCGGTAGGATACTTCTGGACAGATTCTCCATGTGACGTTAACCCCAACTAGGATGCAGGAAGTATTGGCCATCACCTCCAAGGGTGTTCTTTATTAGCTAATGTCCTGTTCTCAGTTTTGGGGTCTCGTGTTTCTCTGAGATCTGCAGCTTCCTGCCTAGTAACTATAACTTCGTTTTCTGAACACCTACACTAGGCTCTTCTTCCCCCAGTGCCTCAACTCCCCATCTCCAATCCATCCTGCACCAAGAGTGGAAGCTGGTTTTCCTTAAACACCACTTGTTCCCTTTACTCCTGACTCAAAAAAATTTGGTGGCTGCCCCTGTCTTGTGTCACTCTGCTTACCTATTCCTGAATATTCCAGATTAACTAAGTCAGTTGCCTTGTACACTTACAGCTGTGCTGTGGCTTTTTTCTACCTCCATGCTTCCATTCGTGTAGCTATCCCTAGCTGGATGCTCTCACCTTTCTCTCCTGCTACCCTTCCCCATGAAGCCAACCCAGCCTCACTCTTGTCTCTGCTCTGATTCCCCACCTCACTTAATTTACTCCATTGCACATTCTCTTGTTATTCCATATGTGTTTGTCCTGGTACAATAGCTATGGCACAAGCTTCTGGATGGAGAAGTAGAATAAGAAGATGGAATTAACTCATTTGAATGTTTACAACCTCTTAGGCACTGCAGCAGACACCTAGCATATATAATAACCTGTAATTCAATGATCCCCAAGCCACATGTAcaattatcctcattttagaggGGGTAGTACTGAAgtccagagaggctaagtaacttgcaCAAGTATTTGATATTGGGGCTGGGACTTGAATTCAAGTCTAAGTTTTCATTCTGCACCATGATGCAGTCCCTCCTTGTGGCCTCTTTAGGCCCCTCAGTGCTTAGTATGGCACTGACCATTTTAGCaagggctcaataaatactggttAAAGGCTCCCTTTGGTAAATATGGAGGATCAGGAAGGGCCCTTATACtttctattaattcattcatGCATCCACGTAATAAACTTCAGTGGACACCAACTATGACCAGGCACTGTCCTAGACACTGGGGACACAGAGGGTATGATCCTTACTCACCCAAAGAAGTGAGACATGTGCACAAATAAACATATTGATTATCTACTGTTCTGtgaaaattaccacaaatttagtgtcTTAAAGTAACACACATTTAGTATATCACAGTTGTGTGGTCAGGAGTTTGGGCACAGCTTGACTGAGTCCTCTGCTTTGAGTCTCACAAGGCGGCAATTGAAGTGTCTGCTGGACTCATTCTCATCTGGAGGATCAACTGGGGAAAAATCCACTTCCAAGTTTTCTTaggctgttggcagaattcattttcttGCAGCTGTTGAGGGCCCCTGCTTCTTGTTGGCTGAAGGCTGGAGGCTGCTCTCAGCTCTTAGAGGCTTCCCACTGGTCCTTGCCATAGGGTTACTTACTTTATCAGTTCAGAAAGGAGAGTCTCAGAGTGAGTTTGCCAGCAAGGAGGAGTCCTAAGCAATGTTACCAAAGTGACACCATCCCCTTTGCCATATTCCATTGATTAGAAGCAAGTTGCATGTCCTGTTCTAACTCAAGGAGAGGAGATCACACACGGGCATGAACACTGAGAGGGCAGGATCACAGGGCACCACCCTAGAGTCTGTCTGCCTCAAGAATAATAATGAATAAGTGCCAGGAGAGTGGTACTGACAACAGGGGCTACAGGAGCTCAGAAGGAATATTCTTTCCAACAGATCTGCTGGCCCACATGCAGAGGTGGCCTCACCATTGGTGAGCTGATGCTATCCAGGTACCTTGGTACTCCTATTTTTTATAGGTGAGAGATGGATGCTACTGCCAGTTCACAGGCCAAATGGAGGTCTTGGATCATGACCTCTGCCAAGGGAGCCACAAGCCCAAGCCTGGCTCAGGAAGAGGCTGTGAATTACTGTCCAAGTGTCAGGGAGCCAGACATCAGGTCACAGCTGTTGGGATGAGGAAAGGGGGTCATGTTCAGAGGATGGCCGTCCTGAAGACATATGGGGTGGACCTAATGAGAGGCTGTacaggctggaggaaggagagTGAGAAGGCTGAGGTGAGTCTGAGATGAGGTGATCCAGGGATGAGCAGGGCCAACCTGCTGAGGATGGCTGGAGAAGTGACTGGCTGATTCTTTTCTCTAACTTGGGATAAATAGCCTCTAATTTCTgtggagcactcctagaaacaaAGAAATCCTTTAGTATATTCTATTGACTCTCCACTGCCATGTAGCACAAAGAAACACAAGCTAATGAAGCAGCAGATCTCCTTGACCTTGAGAAAGCCCACGTGCATGCATGTCTTATTTGTGTGGGTCTGTACATGTAAGCACTCTGGGAGGACAATGGGATGCCTCATACCTGCTCAGTAAGTCACTGGCATcctaggagagagagaaagagagtaagAATCACCCAGTTATTTTTCAGGTTCCTGTCACCTCCAAATTTCCTCCCCAGCCTACTATTTGATGCCCCTCTGTAGTGTCACCTTGAGATATGAGGGGATAGCACCACTCCTGTGCACCCCACTGAGCTGCAGCCACATTGTGCAGCCTTGGACAGGCCACCACCTCATGTCACAGAGAAGCCTCTCCCTCTTACACCTCCCAACAGGATGCTCCAGGTAGGCTGCCTTCTATTTGGGGAGAACTCCAGTCAGAGGTGCCTCAGGGTACGCACCTTCAGCATGTTGGTGTCCAATTCCTTGGCCATTCCCTCCAGATCACTGACCAGTTTGTTGAGCTTCATTATTGCCCTGGAGATGTCAAAGCTTCTGGACAGCTGTGCTGGTGTGTCCTTCAGCCGGTCCAACCACTCCTGAGGGAGGACATCCAGCTGTCTCCTGGTTTGGTGCTGGCTCTCCAGCTCAGCAGCCAGCTTATGGGTCCCACAGTCTTCCTGAAACTACAGAAGAGGGACTCTCTAAGATTCATTGTCAGATGGCTCCTTCCTGGCCCTTCAGTCTCCGAATATTCTGAGCAAGAATATTGATTCTTCCACCCTCTCCCATCATGGCGTTGCCTCTGCATGTCCCAGGCATTGCAGAGGCAGCTATATCGTCATAGATTCAGGgacacctcccctccccaccttgcATTCTTGTGAGTGTCCACAGATGCCATTTCACATGTGATGGGCACAAAGACACCCACCTGCTCAGTTATATCCTCCCACTGCCTGGTTTTAACCCACTTCAGGTCATAGGGTGAGGAGAGACCTCACCCCTCAGTAAACAAAAGGGACAGAAAGGGAGACCATCAGGGACAGAGATGGTGACCCATGGTTTGCGTAGTCATTTTCAATTGATGAGCCACTTGTCTTTGACCCTCCCCATgaaccaggtggagaaggactgacttttatttaatgtaaacCACAGGACAATACAAAGGATTGACTTGCCCCAGGTCATTCGGCCAGCAAACCCCAAAGCCAAGCCCAGCACCTAGGTTTCCAGCCCCCAGGGTTCCCACCCACTTCACACTGCTCCAGAGACAGACAGACGCCCGAGCAGGGAGTAAGGCCCTAAGGACCCCACCTGAACAGCCTGCAATTTCTCCTTCTCCTGAGCCCTGAGCCACAGAAGTTCGATGTCCTTTCTGAGCTTCCTGCTCCTGCGGTTGAGTCGTTCCTAGAGGGACAGACACACTTGCTGGTCAAGCTGGAGGAGAGGTTGGTGCTCAGTGGAACACATGATGGGGAACCTTATCTGAGGATGAGACTAAGGTAAAATCCTGTCTAAAAACAGACAGCCCTTCAAGTGTCATGCTTGGGGTGAGGAATATGAGAGCTTATTTCATGGATAATGATTGAGTGGTGGGGGAAGCAatgggtaattttttaaaagttttaactaTGTAAAATAAACATAGTATCTTTTCTATATGAACCTTTTCTACTTGGCTTCAGAGTGTTTTTCTCCCAACATCTAGCTGTATGCTCTGAAAGGTCACTGGCAATTCTTACTACACTTCACATCAAGCAAAGCCAGTCTAGGGAGATTGACTTAGAGGAGATTCAAGGACTGGTGTCCTACAGCCTCTTCTGCCATTCTGGCTGCAATGGACAAGAGCCCTCTATTAGATGCAGACCCACGGCCCAGGGAGGCATGTGACCTCTTTCTAAATCTTAAATCAGTATCCCTGAAGCTAAGGATATAATGAATGATTTCAGTTTCTACAAGATTTGCTTTAAGGTTTTTGATAAacagtaaggaaagtaaaa from Manis pentadactyla isolate mManPen7 chromosome 16, mManPen7.hap1, whole genome shotgun sequence carries:
- the TRIM40 gene encoding LOW QUALITY PROTEIN: E3 ubiquitin ligase TRIM40 (The sequence of the model RefSeq protein was modified relative to this genomic sequence to represent the inferred CDS: deleted 1 base in 1 codon) encodes the protein MSASFRLGHLIWTVYVAGPQSPSGEGGPIDRRLAVCGKAMVPLREDSREEGVCPICQEHLKEAVSTDCGHLFCQVCLAQHVEKSHASGVLCCPLCRKPCSEGVLGAGYVCHSHQKKVCWFCEESRLLLCMECLVSPEHKSHCELAIENAISHYKERLNRRSRKLRKDIELLWLRAQEKEKLQAVQFQEDCGTHKLAAELESQHQTRRQLDVLPQEWLDRLKDTPAQLSRSFDISRAIMKLNKLVSDLEGMAKELDTNMLKDASDLLSRSAPQKLEAIYPKLEKRISQSLLQPSSAGWPCSSLDHLISDSPQPSHSPSSSLYSLSLGPPHMSSGRPSSEHDPLSSSNSCDLMSGSLTLGQ